The proteins below are encoded in one region of Candidatus Thiodiazotropha sp. LNASS1:
- a CDS encoding GFA family protein, with the protein MADNYQGCCHCGAVRFSFEGDIIEKGLRCNCSICTRKGAMMSSQAIPPEQFKIQAEEGALGLYQFGAKTAKHYFCNRCGIYTFHETARFPGHFRANLGCIEGIDPFSMEYDLFDGKHLL; encoded by the coding sequence ATGGCTGATAACTACCAAGGCTGCTGTCATTGTGGTGCTGTCCGCTTCTCTTTTGAGGGCGATATCATTGAAAAGGGATTGCGTTGTAACTGCTCAATTTGTACCCGTAAGGGTGCGATGATGAGTTCCCAAGCGATCCCACCGGAACAATTCAAAATCCAGGCGGAAGAGGGTGCATTAGGCCTCTATCAGTTTGGCGCCAAGACAGCGAAGCACTATTTTTGTAACCGTTGCGGCATCTACACATTTCATGAAACCGCCAGGTTTCCGGGGCACTTCCGCGCCAATCTGGGCTGTATTGAGGGGATCGATCCCTTTTCAATGGAGTACGATCTGTTTGATGGCAAGCATCTGCTTTAA
- the mtgA gene encoding monofunctional biosynthetic peptidoglycan transglycosylase, which yields MARKRGKRGQFQRFYKGLLRWVFLLFFASSMLLFALILIFRFVDPPTWSWKLQRELNPPVNQSIVSKHEWWDLQYIPPAMQLAVVAAEDQNYPRHMGIDFNAVQQVLKEAERGRALRGASTLTQQTVKNLFLWQRRDWSRKLLEGGLALVLEVLWGKRRILEVYLNIVEFGPGVYGVAAASEYWYQLPLDQISHNQMARLAALLPNPWRYRAEPPTPYVSERAVWIEQQMDRLGYVWLLPVTGG from the coding sequence ATGGCCCGTAAAAGAGGCAAAAGAGGACAATTCCAGCGTTTTTACAAGGGATTGTTGAGGTGGGTCTTTCTACTCTTCTTCGCATCATCGATGTTGCTTTTCGCATTGATACTGATATTCCGTTTCGTTGATCCGCCGACATGGTCGTGGAAACTTCAACGAGAACTCAATCCCCCTGTCAACCAATCAATTGTATCGAAACATGAGTGGTGGGACCTGCAGTACATACCGCCCGCCATGCAACTGGCAGTGGTGGCAGCGGAAGATCAGAATTATCCCCGTCACATGGGAATTGACTTCAACGCGGTTCAACAGGTCCTGAAAGAGGCTGAAAGAGGTAGGGCGCTACGCGGCGCCAGCACCCTGACTCAGCAGACGGTAAAAAATCTCTTTCTTTGGCAGCGTCGGGATTGGAGCCGTAAACTGCTTGAAGGAGGTCTTGCCCTTGTGCTTGAAGTACTCTGGGGTAAGCGTAGAATTCTCGAGGTCTACCTGAACATTGTAGAGTTTGGTCCTGGTGTCTACGGTGTTGCCGCCGCCAGCGAATATTGGTACCAGCTTCCACTGGATCAGATATCGCATAATCAAATGGCCAGATTGGCGGCGCTTCTTCCCAATCCCTGGCGCTACCGTGCAGAACCGCCAACACCCTATGTCAGTGAACGGGCAGTGTGGATTGAGCAACAGATGGATCGACTGGGATATGTCTGGTTACTGCCCGTCACCGGCGGTTGA
- a CDS encoding SulP family inorganic anion transporter gives MRYLRLLSELIPWRPSQAGELKLTTEAFAAVVAAILVIPQGITFAYLAGLPPEYGIYTSIFVTLFASLFGTSSMLGGPNTAVAVLIGITVAPFAGRGSPLYIDYVILLSLMVGLIQLSIWLLRGGKYFQYLSPAAITGITVGVGIILILSSLDGMLGLTPSGTLFFFEKLFVMADDWQSLINPYSFTIGITTVITGIIAKIRFPRYAILIAMVVGYAAGLLVMGIFTQVDTEIELLGHIPFQALPLSSPKMDLEYLLVGLAMLPNAITIALIGLAQSMVIIKHLRSDTDQSINLDKEVFAQGIANTLAAFFSSFAGSGSFNRTALNMSLGAATPLAGILSAFIVFILIDTLGTLLTYLPMPVIAGTLMLVGIGMIKPGEIARLFSWTGELLVFVTTLFGIVFLGLQTGLIIAFILSLILFVLSASKLDINIKKEDESVQIRVEGHLFYASIDQLSSLLKRHRYDSVLLDLSVVSYMDLSATEALAKDLQNRDTAETTFVIVLTSRKLLDHFQQRLEGMPVEFVFQPST, from the coding sequence ATGAGATATCTGCGACTGTTGTCGGAGTTAATTCCATGGAGGCCATCTCAAGCAGGAGAGCTGAAGCTAACGACAGAGGCGTTTGCCGCTGTTGTCGCAGCCATATTGGTGATACCCCAGGGCATCACCTTCGCCTATCTGGCAGGACTACCGCCTGAATATGGCATCTATACGTCGATTTTCGTAACCCTCTTCGCCAGTCTTTTCGGCACCAGTTCGATGTTGGGTGGACCAAACACCGCGGTTGCCGTATTGATCGGCATAACGGTAGCGCCTTTCGCAGGGCGTGGCAGCCCGCTCTATATCGACTATGTGATACTGCTCAGCCTGATGGTTGGACTGATTCAACTATCAATCTGGTTACTCAGGGGCGGCAAATATTTTCAATACCTAAGCCCGGCAGCCATAACCGGCATCACGGTCGGTGTAGGTATCATCCTCATCCTCTCATCTCTCGACGGTATGCTGGGGCTTACCCCATCGGGGACCCTTTTCTTCTTCGAAAAACTCTTTGTCATGGCTGATGATTGGCAGTCTTTGATCAATCCCTACAGCTTTACCATCGGTATCACAACTGTGATTACAGGAATCATCGCAAAAATCAGGTTCCCCCGGTATGCAATCCTGATCGCCATGGTTGTCGGCTATGCCGCAGGCCTGCTTGTGATGGGTATATTCACTCAAGTCGATACGGAAATAGAATTGCTTGGACATATACCCTTTCAGGCCCTGCCTCTCTCAAGCCCGAAGATGGATCTCGAGTATCTGCTGGTGGGATTGGCCATGTTACCCAATGCCATTACCATAGCGCTCATTGGACTGGCCCAGTCAATGGTGATCATCAAACACCTGCGCAGTGACACCGACCAGTCAATCAACCTGGATAAGGAGGTATTCGCTCAGGGTATCGCCAATACCCTCGCTGCCTTCTTTTCGAGCTTCGCAGGTTCCGGCAGTTTTAACCGAACAGCCTTGAACATGTCGTTGGGGGCAGCTACGCCCCTGGCCGGTATACTCTCAGCATTTATCGTTTTCATCCTGATTGATACCCTTGGCACCCTGCTCACCTATCTGCCGATGCCGGTTATCGCCGGCACATTGATGCTGGTGGGTATAGGTATGATCAAACCCGGAGAGATCGCCCGCCTGTTTTCCTGGACCGGCGAACTGTTGGTCTTTGTCACAACATTGTTCGGAATAGTATTTCTCGGCCTGCAAACCGGTTTGATCATTGCATTTATACTGTCGCTGATCCTGTTTGTTCTATCCGCTTCAAAACTTGATATTAATATTAAGAAGGAAGACGAATCGGTTCAGATCCGCGTCGAAGGCCATCTGTTTTATGCCTCAATCGATCAATTGAGCAGTCTGCTCAAGCGCCATCGATACGATAGCGTGCTTCTTGACTTGAGCGTGGTCTCCTATATGGATCTTTCCGCCACTGAAGCCCTGGCGAAGGACCTGCAAAATCGGGATACCGCGGAAACAACCTTTGTTATCGTCCTGACATCGCGGAAACTGCTTGATCATTTCCAGCAGCGTTTAGAGGGTATGCCGGTAGAGTTTGTCTTTCAGCCATCAACTTAG
- a CDS encoding c-type cytochrome: MFGLLAIEPLAAGTPVPIEELLKRSYLDDYHSNVVFGYRIITETERFGARYSGNQLRCSNCHLNAGRKPDAIPLNVAGMYPKWRSKNGRRNGIGLRIRECFVYSLDGIMPPEDSPEILAVAAYISHISYGEMIGEAPPGRGVPTLPDTGYDPNPANGKAIYDSKCALCHGSDGHGIPGIPPLWGMDAYNKGAGMANTKKAAGFIWANMPLGQERSLTHQDALDVSAYINMQIRPGDPRRSKMLKLFESISGLVE; encoded by the coding sequence ATGTTTGGGCTGCTCGCTATCGAGCCTTTAGCAGCAGGCACCCCCGTCCCGATCGAAGAGTTACTCAAGCGGAGTTACCTGGACGATTACCATAGCAATGTTGTTTTCGGCTATCGCATCATCACTGAAACCGAACGCTTTGGCGCCCGTTATTCCGGCAACCAATTACGTTGCAGTAACTGCCACCTCAACGCCGGACGGAAACCGGATGCCATTCCCCTCAATGTTGCCGGTATGTACCCGAAATGGCGCAGTAAGAACGGGCGTCGGAATGGTATAGGACTGCGTATCCGTGAGTGTTTCGTCTATAGCCTGGATGGCATCATGCCTCCGGAGGACTCGCCGGAGATATTGGCTGTGGCGGCCTACATCTCCCATATCTCCTATGGTGAAATGATAGGCGAGGCACCACCGGGACGCGGGGTACCCACCCTGCCCGACACAGGCTATGACCCGAATCCAGCCAATGGCAAGGCCATCTATGACAGTAAGTGCGCCCTATGCCACGGCAGTGACGGCCATGGCATTCCAGGTATACCGCCGTTGTGGGGAATGGATGCATACAATAAAGGTGCCGGCATGGCCAATACCAAAAAGGCGGCCGGATTCATCTGGGCGAACATGCCCCTCGGACAGGAGCGTTCCCTGACCCATCAGGATGCCCTGGATGTATCGGCCTACATCAATATGCAGATCCGGCCGGGCGATCCCCGGCGAAGTAAAATGTTGAAACTCTTTGAATCCATCTCCGGACTGGTGGAGTAG
- a CDS encoding DUF3617 family protein: MNFRTIAISLSFFLFLSKVSDASEINMNPGKWQWTAVLNMPGMPIQLPPTSYTTCITRADFVPKESQLGKACENIELTTEGDKVSWNISCTKAAGVTRSHGSITYHGDSAEGVINIDVEGVQVSSKTIGKRLGPCD; encoded by the coding sequence ATGAATTTCAGAACTATTGCTATCTCGCTCTCTTTTTTCCTGTTTCTCTCAAAGGTCAGCGACGCATCTGAGATCAATATGAATCCGGGAAAGTGGCAGTGGACAGCGGTACTGAATATGCCCGGCATGCCGATACAGCTGCCACCCACTTCCTATACAACCTGCATCACCAGGGCCGATTTCGTACCTAAGGAGAGTCAATTGGGAAAGGCTTGTGAAAATATCGAGCTCACCACAGAGGGGGATAAGGTGTCGTGGAATATTAGCTGCACCAAAGCGGCAGGTGTAACCAGAAGCCATGGAAGTATCACCTACCATGGTGATAGCGCCGAAGGTGTAATCAATATAGATGTGGAAGGTGTGCAAGTGAGTTCAAAGACCATTGGAAAGCGCTTAGGACCCTGTGATTAG
- a CDS encoding motility protein A, producing the protein MVIQLWIGLLSLSVLGSVSIQLLAPGSGLIAIISGLFLVVGGTLLTAIMSHSFNSVLTLWELIADFRRPSANTEDEEEGFRRFLQAANYFRRGEIRPAEAVTQQISEPLLRRGTQLILDGFPRDQVTLTLQRQIAEDRDHLRRPAEMLRAMGGYAPAFGMLGTLLGLVQMLFGLGSGNLASIGAAMGFAMLTTVYGLVLANLVFKPLASKLEQRGRQLITRRVAHLQAVMMLCDRQHAELIREMMDEVNARQDMRQAAHELQLIANPNQHAA; encoded by the coding sequence TTGGTTATTCAGCTTTGGATTGGGTTGCTATCACTCTCCGTACTGGGTTCTGTGAGTATACAGCTGTTAGCCCCGGGTTCCGGGCTGATCGCGATTATTTCAGGTCTTTTCCTGGTTGTAGGCGGTACTCTACTGACAGCCATCATGAGCCACTCCTTCAATTCCGTATTGACGCTTTGGGAGCTGATTGCCGATTTTCGTCGTCCCTCAGCCAACACGGAAGACGAAGAAGAGGGGTTCAGACGTTTTCTGCAAGCGGCAAATTACTTCCGCCGCGGCGAAATTCGGCCGGCTGAAGCGGTCACTCAACAGATCTCAGAACCGCTGCTGCGCCGGGGGACACAACTGATCTTGGACGGTTTTCCCCGTGACCAGGTAACGCTTACGCTGCAGCGCCAGATTGCAGAAGACCGGGACCACTTGCGCCGCCCTGCCGAGATGTTGCGAGCCATGGGAGGCTATGCACCGGCATTTGGCATGCTTGGAACATTGCTTGGTTTGGTGCAGATGTTATTCGGGTTGGGGTCCGGAAATCTGGCCTCTATCGGTGCGGCCATGGGTTTCGCCATGCTGACCACAGTGTATGGCCTGGTTTTGGCCAATCTGGTGTTCAAACCCTTAGCCAGCAAACTCGAGCAACGCGGCAGACAGTTGATTACACGTCGCGTCGCACATCTCCAGGCAGTCATGATGTTGTGCGACCGGCAACATGCTGAACTGATCAGGGAAATGATGGATGAGGTAAATGCCAGGCAGGACATGCGGCAGGCGGCTCATGAGTTGCAGTTGATCGCAAATCCCAACCAGCATGCGGCCTGA
- a CDS encoding flagellar motor protein MotB — translation MLDKAAREEILDGTTWYAWEIEENDGGWLLTYVDVLSVILAMLVVLLGQMAVQHLQTTNEDSRMAASYEAVPSDEPTIEVQQPQPSIQTDADSAQTIDAETRLVAAIEDRFQDEVKVVQRDKGISLEIADVILFDSGKAELLAEALPVLKKLAVTLQEIGEADIAVEGHTDDRPILGGRFQSNWELAAARANAVTRFLLDQGFAPKHLRSVSYADAHPVADNSNPNGRAENRRVNLRVEFLK, via the coding sequence ATGCTCGATAAAGCAGCCAGGGAAGAAATACTGGATGGCACTACCTGGTATGCCTGGGAGATTGAAGAGAACGATGGCGGATGGCTACTGACCTATGTGGATGTGCTGAGCGTCATCCTGGCCATGTTGGTAGTGTTATTGGGACAGATGGCAGTACAGCATCTCCAGACAACCAATGAAGACAGCCGGATGGCGGCGAGCTATGAGGCCGTTCCCAGCGACGAGCCGACTATTGAAGTACAACAACCGCAACCATCGATTCAAACTGACGCTGATTCCGCACAGACCATTGATGCCGAAACCCGTCTGGTTGCGGCGATAGAGGATCGTTTCCAGGATGAGGTTAAGGTTGTACAACGGGACAAGGGGATCTCCCTGGAGATCGCCGATGTGATTCTTTTCGATTCAGGCAAGGCGGAACTGCTTGCCGAGGCCCTGCCCGTATTGAAAAAGCTCGCTGTGACACTGCAGGAGATTGGCGAGGCGGATATTGCCGTGGAAGGGCATACCGATGACAGGCCGATTTTGGGTGGCAGGTTTCAGTCGAATTGGGAACTGGCAGCTGCTCGCGCCAATGCAGTTACCCGTTTTCTGTTGGACCAGGGTTTTGCGCCGAAACATCTGCGTTCGGTCAGCTATGCGGATGCTCATCCTGTTGCAGATAATTCAAATCCCAATGGTCGTGCCGAGAATCGCCGTGTCAATCTGCGCGTGGAGTTCTTGAAATAG
- a CDS encoding cytochrome-c peroxidase, giving the protein MGFYRVGIAVLIGCLTVSCGGGGGGGGNSDNTNTSTISMAELGKKLFFDTNLSSGSNQACGSCHDPDNGFADPRVSVTAPVSEGSVGGEFGDRNAPTAAYASFAPSFGEVADQDQTPETNSNYQGGQFLDGRAVDLVEQAKGPFLNPVEMNNTSEAEVVAKVQNSDYSSDFIAVFGADAFNDTTMAYHNIATAIAAFEASSEVNRFSSKFDAYLMGNYTMTASEQRGFDLFMDAEVTKCANCHTVGDTPETSLFTNFRYYNIGTPINLNNPAYLADSSFIDIGLGASSAIAESDRAGERGKFKVPTLRNVELTAPYMHNGVYATLEETVLHYDIQVANLFITPEVNDDNIAAEMNAGTFVGLGLSDQDRADLVNFMKTLTDGYF; this is encoded by the coding sequence ATGGGATTTTATAGAGTCGGCATTGCTGTATTGATTGGATGCTTAACCGTTTCATGTGGCGGCGGTGGTGGCGGTGGCGGGAACAGTGATAACACCAATACATCGACTATATCCATGGCTGAGTTGGGAAAGAAGCTGTTTTTTGATACCAATCTATCCAGTGGCAGCAACCAGGCATGTGGCTCTTGTCACGACCCGGACAACGGCTTCGCCGATCCTCGTGTCAGCGTTACAGCTCCGGTTTCTGAGGGATCCGTAGGCGGAGAATTTGGTGATCGAAATGCGCCCACCGCTGCCTACGCCTCTTTCGCTCCATCCTTTGGGGAAGTTGCGGATCAGGATCAGACACCGGAGACAAACTCCAATTACCAGGGTGGGCAGTTTCTCGATGGGCGTGCCGTTGACCTGGTTGAACAGGCCAAGGGGCCCTTCCTCAACCCGGTCGAAATGAATAACACGTCCGAGGCCGAGGTTGTCGCAAAGGTACAAAACTCTGACTACTCTTCGGACTTCATCGCTGTATTCGGTGCGGATGCGTTTAATGATACAACGATGGCCTATCACAACATTGCAACCGCGATCGCAGCATTTGAAGCTTCTTCAGAGGTCAACAGATTCAGTTCGAAGTTTGACGCTTACCTGATGGGCAACTACACCATGACTGCGTCGGAACAGCGTGGGTTTGATCTGTTCATGGATGCCGAGGTGACTAAATGCGCAAACTGTCATACAGTCGGTGACACACCTGAAACATCCCTGTTTACAAACTTTCGCTACTACAATATCGGAACACCGATTAACCTGAATAACCCCGCCTATCTGGCTGACAGCTCTTTTATCGATATCGGCCTCGGAGCCAGCAGTGCGATTGCTGAGTCAGACAGGGCAGGAGAACGGGGTAAATTCAAGGTTCCCACCTTGCGCAATGTGGAGTTGACGGCACCCTATATGCACAATGGTGTCTACGCCACGCTGGAAGAGACGGTGCTGCACTATGATATTCAGGTTGCAAACCTGTTTATCACGCCGGAAGTTAATGACGACAACATCGCGGCTGAAATGAATGCCGGCACTTTTGTCGGTCTTGGATTGTCCGATCAGGATCGTGCTGATCTGGTCAATTTTATGAAAACCCTGACCGACGGTTACTTTTAG
- a CDS encoding RNA recognition motif domain-containing protein: MITLSVRGLPRSTTEESLTALFTEYGVVRSLKIAKDLFSGDCRGFATIDMEGHEARAAIAALDGSDLGGSTIRVGPDRPKKGKNKKRR; encoded by the coding sequence ATGATTACCCTATCGGTTCGTGGTCTTCCCAGATCGACCACAGAAGAGAGTTTGACAGCACTCTTTACAGAATATGGCGTAGTGCGTTCTCTTAAAATAGCCAAGGACCTCTTCAGCGGTGACTGTAGAGGTTTCGCCACCATCGATATGGAGGGTCACGAAGCCCGGGCCGCAATCGCTGCACTTGATGGTAGCGATCTAGGCGGCAGTACAATTCGCGTGGGCCCGGACAGACCTAAAAAAGGAAAGAACAAAAAACGCCGCTGA
- a CDS encoding cold-shock protein — MSERQIGTVKWFDSGKGYGFIERENGKDLFVHFRAIAGEGHRSLEDGQKVEFTEVEGKKGPQADNVVPL, encoded by the coding sequence ATGTCAGAAAGACAGATCGGAACCGTTAAATGGTTCGACAGCGGAAAGGGTTATGGTTTTATCGAACGTGAAAACGGCAAGGATCTTTTCGTCCATTTTCGCGCTATTGCCGGTGAAGGACACCGTTCTCTGGAGGATGGTCAAAAAGTGGAATTTACCGAGGTCGAGGGTAAGAAGGGTCCGCAGGCTGATAACGTAGTTCCCCTGTAA
- a CDS encoding EAL domain-containing protein: protein MPVSQAPASDTVRVLIVHAYSQEYPWTKGQHEGFVERLKQGLTLQPTIKTEYLDTKRILYDEDYADRFADYLKRKYHDFNPDVLYVTDDNGLSFGIDELSALFPDTPLFFSGVNDYSIQSKLDKSRVTGVFEKKEIGPNLDLLDALFGDVSHIVVLGDDSNTYQAIEREIHQEMATRPRMKITYLADNRLDIILSRLTQIERPVVLLTTLGALQNSQGEILNLHQTISRITSSNADVVISMEDAYLLDGVLGGYVTSGHAQGSTAAALMRDYLDGQPISSILPVTDSPNEYVIDHRVLESLKLDLPDYIHSKAKILHPSISFYQDNRNAILSILIFLAIALVATLIFYSLVTSRKNRKLRLQSTQLLHQGRMLRESEEKYRLLFELSEDPMLVIQSDKFVLANDAAIRTLGYGSADEIQQVHPSSLSPEKQPDGQLSVSKADDMMEQAYLNGYHRFEWQHLKKDSKPLLLEVSLTRIPFEGKSALFCVWHDITEWRRAERGLREKTTYLNSILSASIKIGFIATDNDLNITYFNQTAAQIFGMKPDELEGKDIHFFHGGVGSVADQQMFKALQSAREEGEFRFSLQRIIDGSKQYIDARISPIWDESKILNGYMLMAEDVTKQHADEELIKFQATNDILTSLPNRRTLVDRLSQTVSRCLRHNKLGIVIFIDLDHFKHINDTLGHTVGDSLLQQLAVRMQESVRSEDTVARLGGDEFVVLLSETNEDLETAINNAQVIAGKLLQAIAIPYDIEKHDIRTSASIGITIFPTDNESADDVLRKADTAMYQAKEAGRNTIKFFSPEMQQKVEARLRLLEQLHQAVDKREFLVHFQPQIDLDGQMVGAESLVRWCMRDNTLVLPDEFIPLAEESGLIEPISEFVLRESLLAQLKWMRQYPEHRVPRISINVSAMQFRKKNFVDAIRTAVKDSGNDPDNLTLELTESMLIGNIDETVEKMKELKDFGVRFSIDDFGTGYSSLAYLKSLPISEIKIDRSFVRDILTDPNDAALVETILNLAKQLHLEVVAEGVETQEIRNMLLEYGCTVFQGYYFSRPIPLEQFEKTYLTDPGISTTQ from the coding sequence ATGCCTGTCTCACAGGCCCCTGCCTCAGATACCGTAAGAGTACTGATTGTACACGCCTACAGCCAAGAATATCCCTGGACCAAGGGGCAACATGAAGGTTTTGTCGAAAGGCTAAAACAGGGATTAACCCTACAACCCACGATAAAAACAGAATATCTGGACACAAAACGCATTCTCTATGATGAGGATTATGCAGATCGATTTGCCGATTACCTGAAGCGGAAATACCATGATTTCAATCCAGATGTACTGTATGTCACAGATGACAACGGTTTGAGTTTTGGTATAGATGAGCTCTCCGCACTGTTTCCTGACACACCGTTATTCTTCTCCGGAGTCAACGATTATTCGATCCAATCCAAGCTTGACAAAAGCAGAGTCACCGGCGTTTTTGAAAAAAAAGAGATTGGGCCCAATCTGGATTTACTAGATGCTCTATTTGGCGATGTAAGCCATATCGTGGTGCTTGGCGACGATTCAAATACCTACCAGGCCATCGAACGTGAAATACATCAGGAGATGGCGACGCGACCGCGGATGAAGATTACCTATCTGGCGGATAATCGACTGGACATTATTTTGAGTCGCTTGACTCAGATTGAAAGGCCGGTAGTCCTACTCACTACTTTAGGTGCATTACAGAATAGTCAAGGCGAGATACTCAATCTCCACCAGACAATTTCACGTATAACATCATCCAACGCGGATGTCGTTATCAGCATGGAAGATGCTTATCTCTTAGATGGTGTGCTGGGTGGCTATGTCACCAGTGGCCATGCACAAGGATCGACTGCCGCCGCTCTGATGCGCGATTATCTTGACGGCCAACCCATCAGTTCAATATTGCCTGTTACCGACAGTCCGAATGAATATGTAATTGATCACAGGGTTCTGGAGTCCTTAAAGCTGGATTTACCAGACTACATTCACAGCAAGGCCAAGATCCTCCACCCCAGCATCAGTTTTTATCAGGATAATCGTAATGCGATATTGTCGATTCTTATCTTTCTTGCAATTGCATTAGTTGCAACACTGATTTTTTATAGCCTGGTAACCTCGCGTAAGAATCGAAAACTGCGATTACAGTCTACCCAGCTTCTTCATCAAGGGCGAATGCTTCGAGAAAGCGAAGAGAAATACCGTTTATTGTTTGAGCTTTCCGAAGACCCAATGCTAGTGATTCAAAGCGACAAGTTCGTTCTGGCCAATGATGCGGCAATTCGGACGTTGGGATATGGCAGTGCAGATGAAATACAACAGGTACATCCATCCAGTTTGTCCCCCGAAAAGCAGCCGGACGGGCAGCTATCTGTGAGTAAAGCCGACGACATGATGGAGCAGGCCTATTTGAATGGGTATCATCGATTCGAATGGCAGCATCTAAAAAAAGACAGTAAACCGCTCCTCTTAGAGGTCTCATTGACACGAATACCTTTCGAAGGCAAAAGTGCACTGTTTTGTGTATGGCATGATATAACCGAGTGGCGACGTGCTGAACGGGGATTGCGCGAAAAAACCACTTATCTCAATAGCATATTAAGTGCATCGATTAAAATTGGCTTTATTGCGACTGACAATGATCTGAATATTACCTATTTCAATCAAACTGCCGCTCAGATATTCGGTATGAAACCTGACGAGCTGGAAGGTAAAGACATTCACTTCTTTCACGGCGGAGTGGGCAGTGTGGCCGATCAGCAGATGTTCAAAGCGTTGCAATCAGCCAGGGAAGAGGGTGAGTTTCGTTTCTCTTTGCAACGTATAATTGATGGCAGTAAACAATATATTGATGCCAGAATCTCGCCTATCTGGGATGAATCCAAGATTTTGAATGGCTACATGCTGATGGCTGAGGATGTAACCAAACAACACGCTGATGAGGAGTTGATAAAATTTCAGGCTACCAATGATATTCTCACCAGTCTGCCCAATCGACGAACACTTGTGGATCGTTTATCTCAAACCGTTTCACGCTGTTTGCGGCATAATAAACTGGGCATTGTGATCTTTATCGATCTGGACCACTTCAAACATATTAACGATACGCTCGGACATACGGTCGGCGATAGCTTGCTGCAGCAGCTGGCTGTTCGTATGCAGGAATCGGTGCGAAGCGAAGATACCGTGGCACGTTTGGGGGGTGACGAATTTGTTGTCCTGTTATCTGAAACCAATGAGGATTTAGAGACTGCCATCAACAACGCACAGGTTATCGCCGGTAAACTATTGCAGGCGATTGCCATTCCCTATGATATAGAAAAGCATGATATAAGAACCAGTGCCAGTATTGGTATCACAATCTTCCCCACAGACAATGAGTCGGCTGACGATGTACTGAGAAAAGCGGATACAGCCATGTATCAGGCAAAAGAGGCCGGCCGCAATACGATCAAGTTTTTCTCACCTGAAATGCAACAGAAAGTTGAAGCTCGATTAAGGTTATTGGAGCAGTTGCATCAGGCAGTCGATAAGAGGGAATTTCTGGTCCACTTCCAACCGCAGATTGACCTAGACGGACAAATGGTTGGCGCCGAAAGTCTGGTGCGTTGGTGCATGCGTGACAATACTTTAGTGTTACCGGACGAATTCATTCCATTGGCTGAAGAGAGTGGCCTGATAGAACCGATCAGTGAATTTGTATTGCGTGAATCACTTTTGGCACAGCTGAAATGGATGCGGCAGTACCCTGAACACAGGGTTCCACGCATATCGATTAATGTCAGCGCCATGCAGTTTCGAAAAAAGAATTTTGTCGATGCGATCAGAACGGCCGTGAAGGATAGCGGCAATGACCCGGACAACCTGACACTTGAACTGACGGAAAGTATGCTTATCGGCAACATCGACGAGACCGTCGAAAAAATGAAGGAATTAAAGGATTTCGGTGTCAGATTCTCCATTGACGATTTCGGAACCGGCTATTCATCATTGGCTTATTTGAAAAGCCTGCCGATCAGTGAGATTAAGATTGACCGCTCCTTCGTCCGGGATATACTCACCGATCCGAATGATGCCGCATTGGTGGAGACTATTCTCAATCTGGCCAAACAGTTACATCTGGAGGTTGTTGCGGAAGGCGTTGAAACACAGGAGATACGCAACATGCTTTTAGAGTATGGATGTACTGTTTTTCAGGGCTATTATTTCAGTAGACCCATACCCCTGGAGCAATTTGAAAAAACGTATCTAACCGACCCTGGCATATCAACCACCCAGTAA